CAAATGTCCTTCTCTCTTCCCTTGCTGCAGGAAACTATTGCCAAGCCTTAAAACCAAAAAGCCCGGTGAACTTGTTCTGGTAATTGGGACAGGGATCAGTGCAGCCGTAGCTCCTCAAGTTCCAGCACTGAAGTCTTGGAAAGGATTAATCCAGGCCCTGCTGGATGCTGCAATTGACTTTGATCTTCTTGAAGAGGAGGAGAGCAGAAAGTTTCAGAAATGTCTCCAAGAAGACAAGAACCTTGTTCATGTTGCCCATGACCTTATCCAGAAACTGTCTCCGGTGAGTGAATACCTGCAGGAGGATTCATCaaccccagggtgtgtctagactacagagtttttttgaaaaaagtggcctttaaaaaaaaaaaaaaaaaaaaaaacttcctctgcatctagactgctgccgcgttctttctacAATAAATCAAAacaacacagcagtttttttgaccgtggaaaacctcgttttacgaggaataacgcctttttttgaaagtgctcttttgaaaaaagacgctatgtaatgcaaactgtgctttttcaagagagagcatccagactgcctgggtgctctttcgaaaaagcagctttctttttcgaaagtactgattgtagtctagaccaatgattcccaaacttttcggcatcactccccctttttgatttttgagaaacccttacaccccccccccccccaaaaaaaaaagcagcagaacttGGAGTGCTGTTGACGGGGATGTGTGTGGCAgggttgcctcgtgccccccccccctggaatttcttcacgccccacAGTTTGGCAACCCATGGTctaagatgctctttttcaaaaaaggcttgcagtctagatgtagccccactgTGTAGAATGGGTCTGTTAGAGTGGGGGGTGGCCAAGGATTTGCCCTAGCAATTGCCCTAATGGGCTTGGCTGGCTAGGTATTGCTGTCCCTGAAACCCATCCACTGGTCCTGCCTCCTTGTCCTTGGGGCAACCTCAGGGAGTTGCATGAAGTTCCTACTCCCATCACTTAGTGTGCCAGGGTCAAGGTACCAAACCAGCCTAGCTGGTATCAGTGAGATGGTGCATCAGTTGTAGCTTGATGGCTCTGGTTCAGAAGTTCATGATTGTATTGACTgaagtggtgggaggggggctcagaTGGGAGTTCCTCTGTGGAGATTACCTTGCTCTGTGCACTGTTTCCTTACATAGCTGTGTTGCAGAAAGTACCTGCTTCGTTAGCAGCCTGTGTTAGCACTGCCTGAGAGAGTAAAGGCTTAGTTTTTCTTAGCAATTCCAGAGTAAGCATGTTGTTTGGGGAAGAATGTGCCTCTGAGATGGGTTTTGGGGAGGCCTGGCCACCAGTGGTCTCAATTCTGGGTAGAAGGCTGTGCGTTCAAATCCCACTTCAGGCCTTGTGCTTGTCCTTGCTGCTGCCACGAAGGACAGCACTTGAGTACAGCAGTTAAAAGGGCCCTATTTTAACGGAATGGTTAAACCTATGTCCCTTTTGTCTGCATGAGTGCTCAATAGAGAGTAAAGATCTCACTGTACTTGTACATGCTTCTGTCTCAGCATGGTGAGCACGTTAGACATGCCAGGGTGGGCAATCGGTTTGGTGTCCTGGCCGAGGCTGCATCTCATCTGTTCACACAGCCTACTCTCTAACCTGAAAGCTCTTTTCTGATCACATAACTGCTGCTGTGTTTGCTTACACGTGGTCTGTACCCCCTGCTAACTCATTGCCTTGCAAAGTGCTTCAGGCTAGGTATGTAGGTTTGTATACTGCCCTCGACTCCAAGTCCATGCTATGAAAAATGCTACAGGGAACCAAATCCCAGCTCTGACCTTGCTTTCTCGATTCCCTCTGCAGCGCACTAGCAATGTCCGCTCCACGTTTTTCAAAGACTGTCTATATGAGGTGTTTGATGACCTAGAGTCTAAAATGGAGGATTCTGGGAAACAGCTGCTTCAGTCTGTGCTTCACTTGATGGAAAATGGAGCGCTCGTATTAACTACAAACTTTGATAACCTTCTGGAACTGTATGCAACAGACCAAGGGAAACAGCTTGAATCTCTCGACCTTACTGATGAAAAAAAGGTAAACCCGACTCTTCCTCATGGCAGCCAGGCTAAACATTCTGCTCTTTGTTCACACAAATCACAGGTCAGTGGTGGTGGAACATCCTGCACCTGCTCGAAATGTGTCGTGCTATTGACACTGACATTAATTTATAGTGGTAGATTATATATCCCAGGCTGGATGGTCCTTTAGTGTTGCAGTCTAGTATTCTAGGAGAGGAAAGAACATCCTCAAGTTCCTTTGCATCCCGAATGTCAGTCCTTAGAAATGCTGGCGGACATCCTTGTAACTCAGAAGCCCCAGGGCATATTTAATATCTTTTGTACTGCTCTGATTTGTGCTTAGGACTTCTGGCTTTCAGTTGCCAGCGTACTCCCAGCTTTGACTCCAGACAGGCCTTGGCTTTACGATTTTGAACTGTGCTGGCAGTTATATACACCAAAAAAACTAATCAATTTTTTTGGATAAAATATATTCCTTTTGTGGTATATTATAGACTATATAGGAATGTGTGATACATATTTAAATGGTTAATCAATGagcgttcttatgttcttccctCCCCACGCTCTGCtatctctatatcagaggcagcagcatatggggaggagggacaggagctAGTGATTTTTCTTCATTATGCCCAAGTCAAATATATCAGTTCAATCACATTTCTAAATTCCAGTCTCCTACATGAGCTCCCAATATGCACTACTGGATATATTTACAGTGATCCAAATATAGTATTCTCAGTCATTGCAGGATTAAATAAGGAAAAGAGCTATGTAGGAATGAATTTGCAAACATGGTAAACTAGGAAAATGTGATAAGGATTTTATGTTGAAGCAAACAAAGGCTAACCTAAGCATGCTCAAAACTGTTTGGAGTCGAGATTGGAAATGGAATAAGCATGTAGTTTTGAGATCAATGCATATGAAAATAACGCTCTTACAGTTTGTTTTAACATTTCCTTGCTGAGTCCTGAGTGAGGAATCCTACTTTTCCTATCAACAGTGGGTGACAAGACAAAACAGCAACCTCTGCTGCAAATGAGCAGTGTAACACCATTTTTAATCTGCATGAGAAGATGAATCCAGAACTCATGAGAGTAGGGGTCTGAAGGAGAAGCTGACTGTTCAAATCGGCTGAAATTCAGGATGCTCCTGAAAAGCCGGGCTCTATTCATAACTTGAACTAATCACTACAAAATGATGCCTCAGCAAGACCTGCAATGAGGGGCCTGGGGAAAGCATCTGGCTCCCCTGTGGAGGACTGGCCGAAACTGACCCTTGGAAGGCTTTAGCTAagcactgacctcctgtggttttaGATGTCTTGCAGATgatttcagtttattttcttcACATGCACTAGGATTTCTCTGCATCTCTCCTCGTCAGAAATGTTCTATAACAATTTAATTCCTGGAATGTCGATTTGCCAAATGAAGACATCCAGTTGCAGCTCGCTCTGCCCCACTCCATTCTGTCTTGCGGGTGGGCATGCCTTGCAGATACTTACCACACTGTTTGTTTTGTGCAGGTGCTGGAGTGGGCACAGGAGAAAAGGAAGCTCAGTGTCTTGCATATCCATGGAGTTTACACAAACCCCAGTGGAATAGTTCTCCATCCAGCTGGGTACCAGAATGTGCTGCGCAACACAGAGGTTATGGTGAGCTTCAGCTCGTGcgccctttcctgcctgggcccccAAGCTGAGAATGCTTTGCATAGCTGGGATCTTGTGATTGTTTGGCTTTTCCCTTCATTGTTGGGGTAATGGTGCTTGTTTTTCCACCAAATGTTTCTGCTTCTGCATAAGGTTCAGATCTCACTCAGCGCAAAGACATCTTGAAAGGGGCAAGATGGACTGTATGGTGGTGGAGTTTCCATTTTCTCTTGATGCTCATGGCAGACTCCTGTCACTAACTGCGCGATTAGCCAGTTAaccactacttaacatccttaactctGACTAGGGGTGTTAGCAAATGCTTGTCGGATAGtcgacttgactagttgcttccccttctcagagaggcagtaaggggaggagggagcaggagccagtgctggggggagggggactggtaaagccggttcccccagtaCCTTCTCTGTAGcaggcaagggaggcagaggcacagcgtgagcagggactgcttcagtccctactCCCACCAGTTCCCACtgcgggcacttctgcttttgaaatgtacacttcaaagcagaagtgctgcagggagcacagggcaagcagggactcaagcagtccccactagACCTGTGCTCTCTGcgacgctgccccccccccccccccccgctgcctctgagagGCGCAGCAAGCTGGGGACGAGAGCCGGCTTTAAAGCTGGTTCCCGCTGCCTCtagtgaggggtg
This genomic stretch from Pelodiscus sinensis isolate JC-2024 chromosome 26, ASM4963464v1, whole genome shotgun sequence harbors:
- the FAM118B gene encoding protein FAM118B isoform X2, whose amino-acid sequence is MASTVSINLDKDTLLVDGIPPAKKPRKLLPSLKTKKPGELVLVIGTGISAAVAPQVPALKSWKGLIQALLDAAIDFDLLEEEESRKFQKCLQEDKNLVHVAHDLIQKLSPRTSNVRSTFFKDCLYEVFDDLESKMEDSGKQLLQSVLHLMENGALVLTTNFDNLLELYATDQGKQLESLDLTDEKKVLEWAQEKRKLSVLHIHGVYTNPSGIVLHPAGYQNVLRNTEVMREIQKLYENKSFLFLGCGWTVDDTTFQALFLEAVKHKSDLEHFMLVRRGDVDEFKKLRENMLDKGIKVISYGDEYADLPDYFERLTSEISTRGQAAQPREGQLNGSATAHAEIKGGST
- the FAM118B gene encoding protein FAM118B isoform X1 produces the protein MLQGYVINWMASTVSINLDKDTLLVDGIPPAKKPRKLLPSLKTKKPGELVLVIGTGISAAVAPQVPALKSWKGLIQALLDAAIDFDLLEEEESRKFQKCLQEDKNLVHVAHDLIQKLSPRTSNVRSTFFKDCLYEVFDDLESKMEDSGKQLLQSVLHLMENGALVLTTNFDNLLELYATDQGKQLESLDLTDEKKVLEWAQEKRKLSVLHIHGVYTNPSGIVLHPAGYQNVLRNTEVMREIQKLYENKSFLFLGCGWTVDDTTFQALFLEAVKHKSDLEHFMLVRRGDVDEFKKLRENMLDKGIKVISYGDEYADLPDYFERLTSEISTRGQAAQPREGQLNGSATAHAEIKGGST